In a genomic window of Kocuria turfanensis:
- a CDS encoding vitamin K epoxide reductase family protein encodes MADPTTSTTHHTDAGPATETHLPGFARYRPFAVLLLVTGVIGWIASGVLVLERLALYRDPGHVTSCDINPWVSCGQVMGTWQSELFGFPNPLIGIVAFAVVITTAMAALSGARFGRWYWIGLQVGVTAGAVFAIWLWSQALFSIYILCLYCMIVWAAMIPLTILLTVRNLAHGVIPAPAGLVRFAADWAWTLVSITYVAVAASVFFRFFTAFTGL; translated from the coding sequence ATGGCTGACCCCACCACCAGCACCACCCATCACACCGACGCCGGCCCGGCCACCGAGACCCACCTGCCCGGCTTCGCCCGGTACCGGCCCTTCGCGGTCCTGCTGCTGGTGACCGGGGTGATCGGTTGGATCGCCTCCGGTGTCCTGGTGCTCGAGCGCCTGGCCCTCTACCGCGACCCCGGCCACGTCACCAGCTGCGACATCAACCCCTGGGTCTCCTGCGGGCAGGTCATGGGCACCTGGCAGTCGGAACTGTTCGGCTTCCCCAACCCGCTGATCGGCATCGTCGCCTTCGCCGTGGTCATTACCACCGCCATGGCGGCCCTCTCGGGGGCGCGGTTCGGGCGCTGGTACTGGATCGGGCTGCAGGTCGGGGTCACCGCCGGGGCGGTGTTCGCGATCTGGTTGTGGTCCCAGGCGCTGTTCTCCATCTACATCCTGTGCCTGTACTGCATGATCGTGTGGGCGGCGATGATCCCGCTGACCATCCTGCTCACCGTCCGCAACCTCGCCCACGGCGTGATCCCCGCCCCGGCGGGGCTGGTGCGCTTCGCCGCCGACTGGGCCTGGACCCTGGTGTCCATCACCTACGTCGCGGTGGCCGCCTCGGTGTTCTTCCGCTTCTTCACCGCCTTCACCGGCCTCTGA
- the ccsB gene encoding c-type cytochrome biogenesis protein CcsB: MTVNEDLGAWSQLFMLLAAMTYLVAFVAFAWDMASHSKILRRARPEQHNRSEGQLVGAATTATVNTVEADDSRAGLGTGDRGRGYPASAQSVLAEHVADSSMRYTGTRRPAARAAVTVMVLAFALHAVAVMARAVAAGRVPWGNMYEFATTGALVVAGVYLGALLLRDLRFVGTLVTGLVVIMLTAATIGFPTPVGPLVPALQSWWLVIHVSIAVAASGIFTITFAMAVLQLLQARREKAILAGEAPGMGFLGMVPSAQALENLSFRLNAIGFAFWTFTLAAGAIWAEQSWGRYWGWDVKEVWTFVIWVVYAAYMHARATRGWTGTRSAWLSIVGYLCVIFNFAVVNTVFTGLHSYSGL; this comes from the coding sequence ATGACCGTCAATGAGGACCTGGGCGCCTGGAGCCAGTTGTTCATGCTCCTGGCCGCCATGACCTACCTGGTGGCCTTTGTGGCCTTCGCCTGGGACATGGCCTCCCACTCCAAGATCCTGCGCAGGGCCCGACCCGAGCAACACAACAGATCGGAAGGGCAACTGGTCGGCGCGGCAACCACTGCCACGGTGAACACGGTGGAGGCCGATGATTCCCGGGCCGGGCTGGGCACCGGTGACCGCGGCCGCGGGTACCCGGCCTCCGCCCAGTCGGTGCTGGCCGAACACGTCGCTGACTCCTCCATGCGCTACACCGGGACCCGCCGCCCAGCGGCCCGGGCGGCCGTGACCGTCATGGTCCTGGCCTTCGCCCTGCACGCCGTGGCCGTGATGGCCCGGGCGGTGGCCGCCGGACGGGTGCCCTGGGGCAACATGTACGAGTTCGCCACCACCGGGGCACTCGTCGTGGCCGGGGTCTACCTGGGTGCGCTGCTGCTGAGGGACCTGCGCTTCGTGGGCACCCTTGTCACCGGGCTCGTGGTGATCATGCTCACCGCCGCCACCATCGGCTTCCCCACCCCGGTGGGCCCGCTGGTCCCCGCGCTGCAGTCCTGGTGGCTGGTCATCCACGTGTCCATCGCCGTGGCCGCCTCCGGGATCTTCACCATCACCTTCGCCATGGCCGTCCTCCAACTGCTGCAGGCCCGCCGGGAGAAAGCCATTCTGGCCGGTGAGGCCCCCGGCATGGGCTTCCTGGGCATGGTGCCCTCCGCCCAGGCGCTGGAGAACCTGTCCTTCCGGCTCAACGCGATCGGCTTCGCGTTCTGGACCTTCACCCTGGCCGCCGGCGCCATCTGGGCCGAGCAGTCCTGGGGCCGCTACTGGGGCTGGGACGTCAAAGAAGTCTGGACGTTCGTGATCTGGGTCGTCTACGCCGCCTATATGCACGCTCGCGCCACCCGCGGCTGGACCGGCACCCGCTCAGCCTGGCTGTCCATCGTCGGATACCTGTGCGTCATCTTCAACTTCGCCGTCGTCAACACGGTCTTCACCGGCCTGCACTCTTACTCCGGGCTGTAA
- a CDS encoding cytochrome P450, translated as MGRMAYDLSMDSTLALAWQGYEFVSRRCERYGTDVFQTRLLLEPTVCLRGAEAAQVFYDADRFQRRGAFPMRVQKTLLGVGGVQGLDGQTHRARKQMFMDLMTPHDIRTLTGLVADGWRARIIGWEAADRIVLYEEVGQILCQAVSSWVGVPVTESQVRGRTQSLHAMIEAPAAVGPRHWRGRRARHGAEQAIADLVDRVRRGEHAAPEGSALQVVSTHREPGGQLLGSRIAAVELLNLVRPTVAVDRFIIFAALALHQHPQWRSRLRQGGDRDAELFVQEVRRFYPFFPMVGARVRTAFDWQGVHFPQGRRTLLDLYGTNHHPDLWENPEIFDPDRFTTWDGGAYGLIPQGGGDHHIGHRCAGEWITIALMKAALAILTREMTYDVPSQDLRISLRRMPTLPSSGFVISDVRSVPSSATVGGGPR; from the coding sequence ATGGGACGCATGGCGTACGACCTCAGTATGGACAGCACTCTGGCCTTGGCTTGGCAGGGCTATGAGTTCGTGTCCCGGCGGTGTGAACGGTACGGAACCGATGTGTTCCAGACCCGCCTGCTGCTGGAGCCGACGGTGTGTCTGCGCGGTGCGGAGGCCGCGCAGGTCTTCTACGACGCCGACCGGTTCCAGCGACGAGGTGCCTTCCCAATGCGGGTGCAGAAGACGCTGCTCGGTGTCGGTGGCGTGCAGGGCCTAGACGGACAGACCCACCGGGCGCGCAAGCAGATGTTCATGGATCTCATGACCCCGCACGACATCCGTACTTTGACGGGCCTGGTCGCCGACGGCTGGAGAGCCCGGATTATCGGGTGGGAAGCCGCTGACCGCATCGTGCTGTACGAGGAGGTCGGGCAGATCCTGTGCCAGGCGGTCAGTAGCTGGGTCGGTGTCCCCGTCACCGAGTCCCAGGTCAGGGGCCGCACCCAGTCCTTGCACGCCATGATCGAGGCTCCCGCTGCGGTCGGTCCCCGGCACTGGCGGGGCCGGCGCGCCCGCCACGGGGCCGAACAAGCCATTGCGGACCTGGTGGATCGGGTACGCCGCGGGGAGCACGCTGCCCCGGAGGGCAGCGCCTTGCAGGTCGTGTCCACTCACCGCGAGCCTGGTGGGCAGCTGTTGGGCAGCCGGATTGCCGCGGTCGAGCTGCTCAACCTCGTGCGTCCCACGGTCGCGGTCGACCGCTTCATCATCTTCGCGGCCTTGGCCCTGCACCAGCACCCCCAGTGGCGAAGCCGGTTGCGCCAGGGCGGTGACCGCGACGCCGAGTTGTTCGTTCAGGAGGTCCGCCGCTTCTATCCTTTCTTCCCGATGGTCGGTGCTCGGGTGCGCACTGCCTTCGATTGGCAGGGCGTGCACTTCCCCCAGGGGCGTAGAACGCTCCTGGACCTGTACGGCACCAACCACCACCCCGACCTGTGGGAGAACCCCGAGATCTTCGATCCGGACCGCTTCACCACTTGGGACGGCGGCGCCTACGGTCTCATCCCACAAGGCGGCGGGGATCACCACATCGGCCACCGGTGCGCGGGGGAGTGGATCACCATCGCCCTGATGAAGGCGGCGCTGGCCATCCTGACGCGGGAGATGACCTATGACGTCCCGTCCCAGGATCTGCGGATCAGCCTGCGTCGCATGCCCACCCTGCCATCCAGCGGATTCGTGATCTCCGACGTGCGCTCCGTACCGTCGAGCGCAACGGTGGGGGGAGGGCCGCGATGA
- a CDS encoding sodium:calcium antiporter, translated as MTWVWVVGLVLAAFATRWGAEQLAAPLKAVRQRYGFTGAAGGPLVALGSASPDVGINVVSAATGAGAVGLGSMLGSTVVSIPITVAVGYAAFRKNRATSDKKPAEQGEGLRIEKGAVLIDALPYLAVVALFAVLILPPAWRGLQPIDGLIAVVAYVIYLGQALFRGRGGERGQVSWSGKQTLLTLGGVAALAVGSYVLVTGTQQIGSALGLAPLVSGLFITAFMTALPQVFTTWSVVRSGQVTSGITSVFADHTMTFTLAVLPLAIVTVPVQNYPVVLTVMAFVALMPVLFAVLSYRRERHDSYGFILRDVVMLGGALIAYLLCTAAVLFFLAGAGGR; from the coding sequence ATGACGTGGGTGTGGGTGGTGGGCTTGGTCTTGGCGGCATTCGCCACCCGCTGGGGCGCTGAGCAGCTGGCCGCTCCCCTGAAGGCGGTACGGCAGCGGTACGGGTTCACCGGCGCCGCCGGCGGCCCACTGGTCGCTCTCGGCAGCGCCAGCCCCGATGTCGGCATCAACGTCGTCAGCGCGGCCACCGGGGCCGGAGCGGTCGGACTGGGCAGCATGCTCGGCTCCACCGTGGTCTCGATCCCGATCACCGTCGCGGTCGGCTACGCGGCGTTTCGGAAGAACCGGGCGACCAGCGACAAGAAACCTGCCGAGCAGGGCGAGGGCCTGCGGATCGAGAAGGGCGCGGTGCTCATCGATGCACTGCCCTACCTTGCCGTCGTCGCCCTGTTCGCGGTGCTCATCCTGCCTCCGGCCTGGCGAGGGTTGCAGCCGATCGATGGCTTGATCGCCGTGGTCGCATACGTCATCTACCTCGGGCAGGCCCTCTTCCGCGGTCGTGGTGGTGAACGTGGTCAGGTCTCGTGGTCGGGGAAACAGACCCTGCTGACGCTCGGCGGTGTAGCCGCACTTGCCGTGGGTTCCTACGTCCTCGTCACCGGAACCCAGCAGATCGGTTCAGCGCTTGGCCTGGCACCGCTGGTCAGCGGGCTGTTCATCACCGCGTTCATGACTGCTCTGCCGCAGGTGTTCACCACCTGGTCCGTGGTCCGCAGTGGGCAGGTGACCAGCGGGATCACCAGCGTCTTCGCCGACCACACCATGACCTTCACGCTTGCGGTGCTGCCTCTGGCGATCGTGACCGTGCCGGTGCAGAACTACCCGGTCGTGCTCACCGTCATGGCTTTCGTTGCGCTCATGCCGGTGCTCTTCGCCGTTCTGAGCTACCGCCGCGAACGCCACGACTCCTACGGGTTCATCCTCCGCGATGTCGTCATGCTCGGTGGGGCTCTGATCGCATATCTCCTGTGCACTGCCGCCGTTCTCTTCTTCCTGGCCGGAGCCGGCGGCCGCTGA